Within Runella rosea, the genomic segment CGCAGACACGGCAGGAGTTTAATGCTGATTTGAGTGGTGTTGTACCCGACAGCCCCTTGAAACTGACAGCTGCGACTGTGGCGTCAGCGCAAGTGGTGACGAAATTTTTGTTTGCTATCAATGGGCAAGCCATAGGAGAACAAACAATGGGTACGGTGTCGGCGATGAGTGCCACAAATCGATACGATTTGAGAGGGCAAAGAACGCTGCAAACACACACGGGTAAACTGCCTCTAAACGCTGCCAACCCTGCCCGCGTGACAATCGCTGCTACGTTTGACAAAGCGGGCCAATCCAATGCTGACGGTTACTTGGATTTTATGGGGTTGCAGGTGCAGCGAACGTTGCGGCTCAATGATCAAACGCTCGTCTTTCAGAACCTCAGCTCACTTACGCAAGATTCTGTTCGGTACGTTATCAGTCAAGCCAACCCGCAGATGCAGTTGTGGGAGATTACGGAACCGCTTCGCCCGCGAGCGCAGTCGTATTCCTTAAATGGAACGGAGGCCACTTTTGGCGCGGCTGGAAAAACCTTGAAACGGTTTGTGTTGTTTGCCGAAAATCAATTGAAAACGCCAGTTTCTTTTCAGGTGGTTCGGAATCAAAGTATAAGAAGCCTATCTACGCCCGACATGGTTGTGGTGACAGCGCCTGCGTGGGAAAAACAGGCCCAAAAACTGGCGGATTTTCGTCAACAAAATGATGGCTTAGACGTAAAGGTAGTGACTACGGTTGAGATTTATAACGAATTTGCTTCTGGCCAACCCGATCCAACAGCCATTCGGGACTTTACAAAGTATCTTAAAAACAAACAGCCTGAAAAACTGAAGTATTTGCTGCTTTTTGGGGATGCGAGCTATGATTTCAAAAATAACCTAAAAGCCATTTCGTCCTCCGAACTGGCCAATTTTGTGCCAGCGTATGAAAGTAGGGAATCGGCGCATCCCGTACGTAGTTTTTCTTCCGACGATTATTATGGATTTCTGAAGCCCGATGATGGCGAATGGAAAGAAGATTTTGCAGGAAATCATACGTTGGACATTGGCATAGGGCGGCTGCCCGTCAAAACTATTGCTGAAGCCGAAACGGCAGTGAGCAAAATCATACGCTACAACGCCAAACGCTCGAAGGGAGATTGGCGCCAACGAATCGCTTTTGTGGCCGATGATGGAGATGATAATCTTCACCAGAAAGATGCCGACGATTTGTCTAAAATAGTAGCAGAATTGGCCCCAAGGTATGCCTTGCACAAAGTGTACGTGGATGGTTACCCTCAGTTTGGCTCTACTATCCAACGTGCTCCCGGTGCGGGCCAAGCCGTTGACCGTTATGTAAATGAAGGCGCATTGATCGTAAACTATACTGGACACGGAGGCATTTCTACGTGGTCGGATGAACAGATTGTAACCTTGCAAAATCTGTTTAATTGGCGTAATTTGGACAATATGCCCCTGATTATTACGGCCACTTGTGAGTTTGGTCGCTACGATAATCCTGGGGAGGCATCTGGTGCAGAAATTTCGGTGTTGAGCCCGCGTGGTGGGGCCATTGCCATGCTTACTACTTCGCGCCCCGTATATGCTAATACCAATTTTTTGGTAAACGCCGCGTTTTACCGCGCCGTTTTTGAACCCCAAAATGGGAAAATGCCGCGTTTGGGAGATGTTATCCGTATGACCAAAAACAAAAGTGTTTATGACGTACTCAACCGTAACTTTACCTTGTTGGGTGACCCATCGCTACAATTAAATTATGGAGATTATCAGGTGAGTGTTATGGCAAATGATACCCTCAAAGCGGGTCAATTGGCCAAACTGTCGGGGGAGATACAAAAAGATGGGGCAACGGTAACGGATTTTACGGGAACAGCCATCGTCACCGTTTACGACAAGGAAAGTAAGCTTTTGACGCTCGGCGATAAAGCACGCGGAGAGGCTCCCAACATTACTCCTGCCAATCCAAAAATGCAATATGGCTTGTACGATAAAAAATTGTTTGAAGGAAAAGTAAGCGTAAAAGCAGGAAAGTTTAATGTCCAGTTTATTGTTCCTAAAAACATTTCGCCGTCGTTTAGCAACGGAAAAATTGAAGTGTATGCGGTAAAAGCCGACAGCCTCCGCGATGCCGTCGGGGGAACTAAGCGTGTAATGGTAGGTGGAAGCGGGTCATTGCAGAACGATACCAAACCGCCGCAGATGCAACTGTACCTAAACGATGAGTTGTTTG encodes:
- the porU gene encoding type IX secretion system sortase PorU — protein: MQTSFFAYSQTSVLSEGRWFKMGVTQTGVYKIDAAFLRKMGINPTEVNPKNMRLFGNGGAMLPQLNKALRATDLIENAVLVKGENDGRFDDEDALIFFGKSPHEISYDSTHKRFYHQLNIYSDTTFYFLQIGTQPGLRIQSQKSGATGQLLTIFDDYVFLESELYNRVQSGREWWGEYFGTQTRQEFNADLSGVVPDSPLKLTAATVASAQVVTKFLFAINGQAIGEQTMGTVSAMSATNRYDLRGQRTLQTHTGKLPLNAANPARVTIAATFDKAGQSNADGYLDFMGLQVQRTLRLNDQTLVFQNLSSLTQDSVRYVISQANPQMQLWEITEPLRPRAQSYSLNGTEATFGAAGKTLKRFVLFAENQLKTPVSFQVVRNQSIRSLSTPDMVVVTAPAWEKQAQKLADFRQQNDGLDVKVVTTVEIYNEFASGQPDPTAIRDFTKYLKNKQPEKLKYLLLFGDASYDFKNNLKAISSSELANFVPAYESRESAHPVRSFSSDDYYGFLKPDDGEWKEDFAGNHTLDIGIGRLPVKTIAEAETAVSKIIRYNAKRSKGDWRQRIAFVADDGDDNLHQKDADDLSKIVAELAPRYALHKVYVDGYPQFGSTIQRAPGAGQAVDRYVNEGALIVNYTGHGGISTWSDEQIVTLQNLFNWRNLDNMPLIITATCEFGRYDNPGEASGAEISVLSPRGGAIAMLTTSRPVYANTNFLVNAAFYRAVFEPQNGKMPRLGDVIRMTKNKSVYDVLNRNFTLLGDPSLQLNYGDYQVSVMANDTLKAGQLAKLSGEIQKDGATVTDFTGTAIVTVYDKESKLLTLGDKARGEAPNITPANPKMQYGLYDKKLFEGKVSVKAGKFNVQFIVPKNISPSFSNGKIEVYAVKADSLRDAVGGTKRVMVGGSGSLQNDTKPPQMQLYLNDELFVDGSQVEDSPLFVAKLSDENGLNFAANMTLTLNDTLSIKVNDYFLADKDDYRSGRILFPFHRLPTGEYTVKLKVEDTYNNTSEGALRFRVGEEIKLIKTVIAYPNPFVEQTKFQLELVDEGDDVEVTLQIFDLNGKMICTAAQTIYNSDKLLEVFTWNGKNQSIQNVPAGVYIYRMEVHSLTRQQTQRQSGKLVMVK